Below is a genomic region from Spartinivicinus marinus.
ATGAGTGATTCTTGTGGGTATTGAGGTCCTTTCAAGCCCGCACGGTAAATGCCAACGAGTGCATCCACCTTGCCTGCTATTAGAAATTCTTGTTGTCGGGTAAAGGGATAAGTTGTGTACTGTCTAGAGACATTCATGAGATCAAAGATTGCTTCCACTACGTCCACTGCGAGCCCTTTGGTACCCTCAAAGCCAATGGTGCCTTGATGTTCAAATATATAAGGGCGCCAATCGCCGCTGGTGACATTTAAGGTTTTAGCATGGAGGGGACAAACAAGTGCAACAACAAGTAGAGCGGTAGTAACATAAGAGGGAGTTCTAATAAACTGCTTCACAGCTTGCTCCTGTTTTTGTTGGTTATCCTTAACCAAATTAGTCCTTCTTGCTAAAAAGAACAATAATGTTCAGAGTGAAATTAATTGATTTAGTTTAATTATACCCATCGCGAATCATTTTTAGGTTTTGTTATCATCGTTCCTCACCCCAGTCACCTATTAATACAGGCTCATGAGGCTTCGTCACTTGATGGCCTCACCTAAAAATCCTACGCATTGGGTATAGATTTGTTGATAATAAAATACGCTATTTGATTTTATCGTTAGCCGTTATATAAAATGTAGAGCGGCTCTCTGGTGTCCACTCCGCAAGTTGTTTAGAGAGTGCTTTGCTAAAAGAGGGAGAGAAACTTGAAGGCCCTAAGGATAGCTTTGTTTCAGATCCTTTTTGTAATACTTGATAGACGGTGTCCTGAAACCAGGCTGTTTTATCCATTGCTTCCCAGCCTGGTTGTGTGATTATTTCGTTTCTTAGGTATTGTAACTCGTGTAATTCTGCAAGCAATTGGTTCTTAGCTATTAGTTGTTCAGTATATTTTTTTGGAAAAAAAACTTTTAACAAGCGCTCTTTAAAACTTGGCCGGTGACTATGTAGTAGGCTTAGTGACTCTTTGATAGCATCTTTTGCGCTTTTCCCAAGAGAAGTTAACTCATATTCTCCCTTAATAGGTAGCTGGTTAAGATTTAACTGGATGATATCACTTAAATGGTTAATATCGTCTTTTAGAGTTGTTTTTACTGATTGTAAATAGGTTAGATCTTGGCTGTATAAAAAATTTACATCTAATGACTTAAGTTCCGCTCTATGAGTTGTCAGCTCCGTTGTAGATACTCCCGCTCGTTTTGAAATAATTGCTGTGGTCAGCCTTGCCGCGGTATGTAGTGCAGCTCTTTCTTTTAGTTGTTGTGAAGTCTCTTGTTTGATCTTTTTTAGTTGCTGTTTAACTCGTTCAGGGGTAACTGGCGGTTTTGTTATCGTAGGCTCTGTGAGAGCTTGATTGAGCTTACTCTTGGCTACTGGCTCAGGTAAAGGTGGTTTGCGAACTGAAACGTGGGGTGAAAAAATACCATCAGCCTTAAATATACGACCTAAAGCATGATCAGGTGTTAGTTTGCTATTGATAGATTTATATAATGAACCTTTTGTGCTGTGACCTTCCAATAAGTTGTTTAAAAGGTCGCGAAGCTCTTTTATATTTTTAGGTAGATGTGAAAAACCAATCACTTCCTTTTCTGAGTTCGATTTTATAACTAAGTATTTTGAGAAGCGGGGATCTTCTGCATAATAATGCATATATCCACTATGAAGTGTATTATCTTTAGCTACATATTGTTTAATAGTCTCATTTAGTTCATCAGCAATTTCTTGAATGCTCTTTTCATAACTAGTTTGGGCTGCTGTAGAACCTACAACTACGTTGCCTCTAGAATTGCTAATTTTAGCTATAAATTTTTTTTTAAAATTTGAAATAGAGGGTTGGTCAACCGCCACATTATCTTGTGGGGTTAATAAAGAGACTTGTCGACCACTAAATGAACCTGCTGGAATGATTTGAACTGGTTGCTTATTTGCTTTGTTGGAATCATTTGAGTTTAATCGACTAAATGGATTAATTGAGCTGATACCCGTTTTCATGATTAACCCCCTTGCCAACCATGTAATGATTTTACTTTGTGAGATTAAGTACTTCAGTGTTATTAGGGTTAGCAAAATCAGTCATAATTTATTATGTGTTGGCAAGAATAAAGGTATTTTTTGAGTGGCCTTCCATGGCTCATAAGGATCTAAAAAGCTTATATTAGTTTCTTTTATAATGTCGTCTAATTATTGTTAGATAGCTTGAAAAGGAAAAATTATATTCTAAGGTGCTGTTGGTCTGGGGCGCTGTAAAGCGACTCTTGCTATAGCATAAAACAGTATAAGTAATGCCCATAATGCCAGCGCATATGTCATATTAATACCCAGTGAAATGCCTAGCAATAAACAAACAATTGACCCAAAGGCAGCTATTAGTTTGAATTTGCCTGGCAGTAACTTATAGGCAGCAACCATAGTAAATAAATAAATTAGAACAAATACTCCATTAGTCCAGCGAATAAGATCATCAAAAGGAATTCTAATTACTTCTGCAATAGCTAGTATTAGGGTTGTACAGACGCTAATTGTCATCAGCCCATTGCCTGGTACATTATACTGATTTAACCGATGTAAATAGCTAGGTAATGCTCCTTGGTTTGCTAGACTGTATGCTAATCGCGCACTACTGGCGAGATAAACATTGACCGTAGCTGCTCCACTGAATATACCTAGGATGCCAATAACCCAGCGGCCACCTTGACCAAATTGTTGATTAAATACATCAACCATTGCGAGTGTATTGGTGCCTGGTGCAGCTTGCAAAATTGACCAGGTGCAGACTAAGTAAATAAGTCCTACAATGATTACTCCAAGTATTAAGGCGCGGCCGAAGTCTCGTTCGGGGTTTTTAAATTCTGCTGATAAGTGACTCATGGTTTCAACGCCCATAAAACTCCAAAAAGCTAAACCGACTGCAGATGCGACTAATGGCCATTGATTGAAGTTTATCCTAGTCAGGGCTGGTTCCGTTTGGCCTGAAAACTGTTTGAGTGATACTGCCAGTACAACCACTATCATGGTAATAGTGAGAGCAGCTTGTATACGACCAGAAGCTTGTACACCTTTCCAATTTAAAGCCAGTAGGCTAAAAATAAATACCAGTTCTACAACAAACTTTTCGCTAGCAGCTAATGGTACTAAGGTTTGGACAAACTGCATGGTAATTTCAATCGCAGCAGGCACCCCTACGGGAACTAAAAGCAAAAACATGAGGCCAACCACTTTGCCCTGAGTTTCCCCAAATGCTTGGCTAACGATGTGGGAGGGGCCACCTGCATGAGGGTATCGTTTACCCAGTTCAGCAAATATCCAGGTAACAGGCAGCATTGCCATAATCAGAAGTAGCCAGGCTAACATCGCTGCAGACCCAGAATCTTGTACAGTAAGCTGGGGTAATACGAAAACACCTGTACCCATCATGGTGGTCACTAATAAGCCAACACCTTGTGGCAGAGTGATAGTGTTATTTAGTTGGTTCATTACAAAGCCCACAAATTTATCTACAACACTTGCAAAGTTTAATTTTTTTCCTAATAACAAACTGACTGATTCGTTAGCCAATAGTTAGGTTCTACCGACGTATCGTCGGTGTAGGTGGCAGGGCAATTGCATATAAAAATACAACAAAATCAGTATAATAGAATAAAAAGCAACTGATATAGAGTGCAACATTGGTAAAAAATAGTACAGTTTTAGATCATTTTGAACAGTTAGATGATCCTCGAATGGAACGCCGTCGTCGTCATAAGCTCATTGATATTATTACTATTACGATTTGTGCTGCTTTATGCGGGGCAGATGACTGGGTCGCTATTGAGCGATTTGGTAACGCCAAAGAAGCATGGTTTAAGAGCTTTCTAGAGCTACCCAACGGAATACCCTCTCATGATACCTTTGGTCGTTTTTTCTCACGCCTTTGCCCTACATCGTTTCAAAGCTGCTTCATCCAATGGGTTCAGTCAATCACTGATAGCTTACCTGGCAAGTTGGTAGCCATTGATGGTAAAACGCTTAGACGATCATTTACTGAACCTGATAAGAAGAATGCTATTCACTTGGTTAATGCATGGTCAATAGAAAATAAGTTAGTGTTAGGTCAACTTAAGACTGATATAAAATCCAATGAAATTACCGCCATTCCTGAACTATTAGAAGCGATAGCGGTTAAAGGTGCTGTTGTATCAATAGATGCGATGGGGTGTCATAAAGCCATTGCTAAAAAAATTCGTGAAAAAGGGGCTCATTACTTGTTGGCAGTTAAAAATAACCAGCGTCGCTTATATTCTGCTATTCAAGAACAACTGTATTCTAAAAAAGCCAAAGTGTATCAACGTCCAGCTATTGACTTTCATTCTTCAGAAAAAGAACAGCATGGCCGTCATGAGATACGACGCTGCTGGGTTTATCACTCAGTGGCTAAACTACCTATAGCAACAGAGTGGATCGATTTAGCTGCTGTCATTAGGGTTGAGACAGAACGTACCTTGCAAGGCAAAAAATCAAAAGAACAACGCTATTATATTTCTAGCCAGCCCTTATCAGCAAAAGCTGTCAGTGAAATGATTCAACATCATTGGCAAATTGAGAACAGCCTACATTGGAGTTTGGATGTTGCATTTAGGGAAGATGATAGTCGAATTCGTATAGGTCATTCAGCAGAAAACATGTCTAGGATTAGGCAAATAGCCCTTAATATTCTTAAACAAGATGACACTTATAAAATTGGTATAAAAAATAAGAGGCTTTCTGCTGGTTGGGATCATGAGTATTTAATGAAGTTAATTTGCTCCGTGTAAATTTATATGCGATTGCCCTGGTGTA
It encodes:
- the yjeH gene encoding L-methionine/branched-chain amino acid transporter, which translates into the protein MNQLNNTITLPQGVGLLVTTMMGTGVFVLPQLTVQDSGSAAMLAWLLLIMAMLPVTWIFAELGKRYPHAGGPSHIVSQAFGETQGKVVGLMFLLLVPVGVPAAIEITMQFVQTLVPLAASEKFVVELVFIFSLLALNWKGVQASGRIQAALTITMIVVVLAVSLKQFSGQTEPALTRINFNQWPLVASAVGLAFWSFMGVETMSHLSAEFKNPERDFGRALILGVIIVGLIYLVCTWSILQAAPGTNTLAMVDVFNQQFGQGGRWVIGILGIFSGAATVNVYLASSARLAYSLANQGALPSYLHRLNQYNVPGNGLMTISVCTTLILAIAEVIRIPFDDLIRWTNGVFVLIYLFTMVAAYKLLPGKFKLIAAFGSIVCLLLGISLGINMTYALALWALLILFYAIARVALQRPRPTAP
- a CDS encoding ISAs1 family transposase gives rise to the protein MVKNSTVLDHFEQLDDPRMERRRRHKLIDIITITICAALCGADDWVAIERFGNAKEAWFKSFLELPNGIPSHDTFGRFFSRLCPTSFQSCFIQWVQSITDSLPGKLVAIDGKTLRRSFTEPDKKNAIHLVNAWSIENKLVLGQLKTDIKSNEITAIPELLEAIAVKGAVVSIDAMGCHKAIAKKIREKGAHYLLAVKNNQRRLYSAIQEQLYSKKAKVYQRPAIDFHSSEKEQHGRHEIRRCWVYHSVAKLPIATEWIDLAAVIRVETERTLQGKKSKEQRYYISSQPLSAKAVSEMIQHHWQIENSLHWSLDVAFREDDSRIRIGHSAENMSRIRQIALNILKQDDTYKIGIKNKRLSAGWDHEYLMKLICSV